In a genomic window of Streptomyces katrae:
- a CDS encoding sensor histidine kinase — protein MDSMIIRTRRAALPAAVVLFAAAVVAVCAGGPVLWWGLPPAVCAFMAGSRPGRGADVLVALAAVLVAAAVAVLLVPQWLGLASMFVGMLLVGAMLPWFAGRFLCQYRALVRAGWERAAQLEREQRLVSEQARLRERTRIAQDMHDLLGHDLSLIALSAGALKLSPGLSEKGRAAAGEIRARAGEAVERLAEVIGVLRGPQESGPGPAADGPAQDADGPGPAALRALVERARGAGLDVRLCVEGEPERADGAAAAGRAAVQRVVQEALTNVAKHAPGHRATVSLRYGERSTHVTVTDGPRPDAGRTARPSGGGGSSGFGLIGLDERVRLAGGTFSCGPEGAGYAVRAVLPHARDSGPAPGRAAGGPAVHGTRLPVAHRTASRRLGRTAAAAVLVPLCSAALLVSAVRAWEAVTARWSVLDPRDYARLTLGQPRAELAAHLPERQTSHRPLVPAPAPPGAVCEFYVPTADLFDDRSGDLYRLCFRAGRLVSADTYEGKDVR, from the coding sequence ATGGATTCGATGATCATCAGGACCCGGAGGGCGGCCCTGCCGGCCGCGGTGGTGCTGTTCGCCGCGGCGGTGGTCGCCGTGTGCGCGGGCGGGCCGGTCCTGTGGTGGGGCCTTCCCCCGGCGGTGTGCGCCTTCATGGCCGGCAGCCGCCCCGGCCGGGGCGCGGACGTGCTCGTGGCGCTGGCCGCGGTGCTGGTGGCCGCCGCGGTGGCCGTGCTGCTGGTGCCCCAGTGGCTGGGCCTGGCCAGCATGTTCGTCGGGATGTTGCTGGTGGGGGCGATGCTGCCCTGGTTCGCGGGCCGGTTCCTGTGCCAGTACCGCGCGCTGGTGCGGGCCGGCTGGGAGCGGGCCGCGCAGCTGGAACGGGAGCAGCGGCTGGTCTCCGAACAGGCGCGGCTGCGTGAACGGACCCGGATCGCCCAGGACATGCACGACCTGCTGGGCCACGACCTCAGCCTGATCGCCCTGTCGGCCGGAGCGCTGAAGCTGTCACCGGGTCTGTCCGAGAAGGGCCGGGCCGCCGCCGGGGAGATCCGGGCGCGGGCGGGGGAGGCCGTGGAACGGCTCGCCGAGGTGATCGGCGTCCTGCGCGGTCCGCAGGAGTCCGGCCCCGGCCCGGCCGCCGACGGCCCCGCGCAGGACGCCGACGGCCCTGGACCGGCGGCGCTGCGGGCTCTGGTCGAGCGGGCCCGCGGGGCGGGACTCGACGTACGGCTGTGCGTGGAGGGGGAGCCGGAGCGCGCCGACGGGGCGGCCGCCGCGGGACGGGCGGCGGTCCAGCGGGTGGTCCAGGAGGCGCTGACGAACGTCGCCAAGCACGCTCCGGGCCACCGCGCCACCGTCTCCCTCCGGTACGGGGAACGGAGCACGCACGTCACGGTCACGGACGGGCCGCGCCCGGACGCGGGCCGTACCGCCCGCCCATCCGGAGGGGGCGGGAGCAGCGGGTTCGGCCTGATCGGTCTGGACGAGCGGGTCCGGCTGGCCGGCGGCACCTTCTCCTGCGGCCCCGAGGGGGCGGGCTATGCCGTCCGCGCCGTCCTCCCGCACGCCCGGGACTCCGGCCCCGCACCGGGCCGGGCCGCCGGCGGACCGGCCGTCCACGGGACCCGGCTGCCCGTGGCGCACCGCACCGCGAGCCGCCGGCTCGGGCGGACGGCCGCCGCGGCCGTCCTGGTGCCCCTGTGCTCCGCGGCCCTCCTCGTCAGTGCGGTACGGGCCTGGGAGGCCGTCACCGCCCGATGGTCGGTCCTCGATCCGCGGGACTACGCCCGCCTGACCCTCGGTCAGCCCAGGGCCGAGCTGGCGGCTCACCTGCCCGAGCGCCAGACCTCCCACCGCCCCCTGGTACCAGCCCCCGCGCCGCCGGGGGCGGTGTGCGAGTTCTACGTGCCGACCGCCGACCTGTTCGACGACCGTTCGGGGGACCTGTACCGGCTCTGCTTCCGTGCCGGACGCCTGGTCTCGGCCGACACCTACGAGGGAAAGGACGTCCGATGA
- a CDS encoding response regulator — translation MIRILVADDEPMIRAGICAVLACDPGFSVVAQAADGREAVELVLRHRPDVAVLDVRMPGGGGIDAAAEIRRTVPGTAVVMLTTFGEDEYILRALGEGAAGFLIKSGEPEELLAGVRAVAEGAAYLSPKVAARVVAHLAADGAGARAARRSAARARVESLTARERDVLGCLGGGLSNGQIARRLGLAEGTVKAHVSSILARLGVDNRAAAAVTAHEAGVVPAPPAGGSAKER, via the coding sequence ATGATCAGGATCCTGGTCGCCGACGACGAACCCATGATCCGCGCCGGCATCTGCGCGGTCCTCGCCTGCGACCCCGGCTTCTCGGTCGTCGCGCAGGCGGCCGACGGCCGGGAGGCGGTGGAGCTGGTCCTGCGTCACCGCCCGGACGTGGCCGTCCTGGACGTCCGGATGCCCGGCGGCGGCGGTATCGACGCGGCCGCCGAGATACGCCGGACGGTCCCCGGGACGGCGGTGGTCATGCTGACGACGTTCGGCGAGGACGAGTACATCCTGCGCGCCCTCGGGGAGGGCGCCGCGGGCTTCCTGATCAAATCGGGGGAGCCGGAGGAACTCCTGGCCGGTGTGCGGGCCGTGGCCGAGGGAGCCGCCTACCTGTCGCCGAAGGTCGCCGCCCGGGTGGTGGCGCACCTGGCCGCGGACGGCGCGGGTGCCCGGGCCGCCCGCCGCTCAGCCGCCCGCGCCCGGGTGGAATCCCTGACGGCCCGGGAGCGGGACGTGCTCGGCTGCCTCGGCGGGGGGCTGTCCAACGGGCAGATCGCCCGCCGTCTGGGTCTCGCGGAGGGGACGGTGAAGGCCCATGTCAGCTCGATCCTCGCGCGGCTGGGCGTCGACAACCGCGCCGCCGCGGCCGTGACCGCCCACGAGGCCGGTGTCGTGCCGGCGCCGCCGGCCGGGGGGTCCGCCAAGGAGCGCTGA